One Aegilops tauschii subsp. strangulata cultivar AL8/78 chromosome 7, Aet v6.0, whole genome shotgun sequence genomic window carries:
- the LOC109748016 gene encoding superoxide dismutase [Fe] 2, chloroplastic, translating into MLLPVRGLPAAPHRPLTHPHSSPAPPPSLLGARRRRPSRRLSKVVSYYGLTTPPYKTDALEPYMSRRAVELHWGKHQQEYVDGLNRQLAISPLYGHTLEDLIKEAYNNGNPLPEYNDAAEVWNHHFFWESMQPEGGGSPEAGVLQQIEKDFGSFFNFREEFMRSALSLLGSGWVWLVLKRSERKLEVVHTRNAINPLAFGDIPIISLDLWEHAYYLDYKDDRRTYVSNFLDHLVSWHTVTLRMMRAEAFVNLGEPTIPVA; encoded by the exons ATGCTCCTCCCAGTGCGCGGCCTCCCGGCCGCCCCTCATCGCCCGCTCACCCACCCAcacagctcccccgcgccgccgccctccctcCTCGGTGCCCGGCGCCGCCGTCCGTCCCGGAGGCTCTCCAAGGTCGTGTCCTACTACGGCCTCACCACTCCGCCGTACAAAACC GACGCCCTGGAGCCGTACATGAGCAGGCGGGCGGTGGAGCTGCACTGGGGCAAGCACCAGCAGGAGTACGTGGACGGGCTCAACAGGCAGCTCGCCATCAGCCCGCTCTACGGCCACACCCTCGAGGACCTCATCAAGGAGGCCTACAACAACGGCAACCCGCTGCCCGAGTACAACGACGCGGCCGAG GTCTGGAACCATCACTTCTTCTGGGAATCGATGCAGCCGGAAGGCGGCGGCTCGCCCGAGGCGGGCGTGCTGCAGCAGATCGAGAAGGATTTCGGCTCCTTTTTTAATTTCAGGGAGGAGTTCATGCGCTCGGCGTTGTCATTGTTGGGGTCTGGTTGGGTTTGGCTTGTCT TGAAGAGAAGCGAGAGGAAGCTCGAGGTGGTTCACACCCGAAATGCTATCAACCCACTTGCTTTTGGGGATATT CCAATCATCAGCCTAGACTTGTGGGAG CATGCTTACTACTTAGATTACAAG GATGACAGGCGAACATATGTGTCAAACTTTCTGGATCACCTTGTGTCTTGGCATACTGTCACTCTACGCATGATGCGCGCGGAGGCTTTTGTTAACCTTGGTGAACCAACTATCCCAGTGGCATGA
- the LOC109748022 gene encoding protein arginine N-methyltransferase PRMT10: MASPPNGAAAASSAAGGAPPVDKEVDFANYFCTYAYLYHQKEMLCDRVRMDAYHSAVFRNPHHFRGKVVLDVGTGSGILAIWSAQAGARKVYAVEATNVAEHARELVRANGVADIVEVIQGTMEDIVLPEKVDVIISEWMGYYLLRESMFDSVICARDRWLNPGGVMYPSHARMWLAPIRSGLGDKKMEDFEIAMNDWNHFVEDTQAYYGVNMNALTKAYRAEHEKFYLKSSIWNNLHPNQLIGQPAVVKEMDCLTATVEEIREVRAQVTLPINQDRTRLAALAGWFDVHFRGSKQNPAVEEVELNTAPDENGGTHWGQQVFLMTPAPRVNEGDSINVSFSMVRSKENHRLMDMDITYELHEASGRKLPAVATKIFLE, translated from the exons atggcgTCTCCCCCcaacggcgccgccgccgcctcctcggcCGCCGGGGGCGCGCCCCCCGTCGACAAGGAGGTCGACTTTGCCAACTACTTCTGCACCTACGCCTACCTCTACCACCAGAAGGAGATGCTCTGCGACCGCGTCCGCATGGACGCCTACCACTCCGCCGTCTTCCGCAACCCCCACCACTTCCGCGGCAAG GTGGTTCTTGATGTCGGCACCGGGAGCGGCATCCTCGCCATCTGGAGCGCTCAGGCCGGCGCCAGGAAGGTGTACGCCGTCGAGGCCACCAACGTGGCGGAGCACGCCCGCGAACTCGTCCGCGCCAACGGGGTCGCCGACATCGTTGAGGTCATACAGGGCACCATGGAGGACATTGTGCTGCCGGAGAAAG TTGATGTCATTATCTCTGAGTGGATGGGCTACTATCTCTTGAGAGAGTCCATGTTTGATTCCGTCATATGCGCACGTGACCGCTGGTTGAATCCAGGTGGTGTAAT GTATCCTAGTCATGCTCGGATGTGGTTAGCACCAATAAGAAGTGGTTTGGGTGACAAAAAGATGGAAGATTTCGAGATTGCTATGAATGACTGGAATCATTTTGTTGAGGACACCCAGGCTTATTATGGGGTCAACATGAATGCCTTGACAAAGGCATATCGTGCAGAACACGAGAAGTTCTATCTCAAG TCTTCAATTTGGAACAATCTTCATCCGAACCAACTTATTGGGCAACCTGCTGTCGTCAAGGAGATGGATTGCTTGACAGCAACCGTTGAAGAGATTCGAGAAGTTAGAGCACAAGTTACATTGCCAATCAACCAGGATAGAACAAGGCTAGCTGCATTGGCTGGGTGGTTTGATGTTCACTTTAGA GGTAGCAAGCAAAACCCTGCAGTTGAGGAAGTTGAATTGAATACAGCCCCAGATGAGAATGGTGGGACACACTGGGGTCAGCAG GTATTCTTGATGACTCCAGCTCCGAGAGTAAATGAAGGGGACAGTATCAATGTTTCTTTCTCGATGGTTCGCTCGAAAGAGAATCACCGGCTTATGGATATGGATATCACCTATGAACTGCACGAGGCATCTGGAAGGAAGCTACCAGCAGTCGCAACCAAGATTTTCTTAGAGTAG